The proteins below are encoded in one region of Aquisphaera giovannonii:
- a CDS encoding sugar phosphate isomerase/epimerase family protein has translation MKYGMNLLLWTDFVTEEHDAIIGEIKALGFDSVEVPIFNTADLAPYARLGKRLRSLGLGATAVTVMPADANPISPDRASRDAAVAHLDRVLECGQQFGCEILCGPLHSALGVFSGAGPTGDEFKSGVETLQRAAEKAKDRGIRLAIEYLNRFENYFLTTAEQAVRFVKAVGHPSCKMMFDSFHAHIEEKDQRRAILACAPETIHVHVSENDRGTPGTGQVDWDSFYKGLSESGFDGYTTIEAFGTALPALAAATKVWRPLFPDAMGLCREGLAFMKGGGRRLG, from the coding sequence ATGAAATACGGGATGAACCTGCTCCTCTGGACCGACTTCGTCACCGAGGAGCACGACGCCATCATCGGCGAGATCAAGGCCCTGGGCTTCGATTCCGTCGAGGTCCCCATCTTCAACACGGCCGACCTCGCCCCCTACGCCCGGCTCGGCAAGCGCCTCCGGTCCCTCGGGCTGGGGGCGACCGCCGTGACCGTCATGCCCGCCGACGCCAACCCGATCTCGCCGGACCGGGCCAGCCGCGACGCCGCGGTCGCCCACCTTGACAGGGTGCTGGAATGCGGCCAGCAGTTCGGCTGCGAGATCCTCTGCGGCCCCCTCCATTCCGCCCTCGGCGTCTTCTCCGGCGCCGGCCCGACCGGGGACGAGTTCAAGTCCGGCGTCGAGACGCTCCAGCGGGCCGCGGAGAAGGCCAAGGATCGCGGCATCCGCCTGGCGATCGAGTACCTGAACCGGTTCGAGAACTACTTCCTCACCACGGCCGAGCAGGCCGTCCGCTTCGTGAAGGCGGTCGGCCATCCGTCGTGCAAGATGATGTTCGACAGCTTCCACGCCCACATCGAGGAGAAGGACCAGCGGCGGGCCATCCTGGCGTGCGCCCCGGAGACGATCCACGTGCACGTCTCCGAGAACGACCGCGGCACGCCGGGCACGGGCCAGGTCGACTGGGATTCCTTCTACAAGGGCCTGAGCGAGTCCGGCTTCGACGGCTACACGACCATCGAGGCCTTCGGCACCGCGCTGCCGGCGCTGGCCGCCGCGACGAAGGTCTGGCGTCCCCTCTTCCCGGATGCCATGGGCCTCTGCCGCGAGGGGCTGGCGTTCATGAAGGGAGGCGGGAGGCGGCTGGGCTGA
- a CDS encoding sugar phosphate isomerase/epimerase family protein: protein MSGSHPHNFPKLHNAAWPGVVGKGGEGGDPPIGLDTMLDLTAAAEVDGIRFDGFDLFLFQPHIDIDASDDEIRVLADKAATRGLAIGSVVAPVWGATGGGSAMDEGEGRRNFLSQVRKGCRIAQRLRELGIRPHGVVRFDSACGPNEWFADPAGNQAKIAETFRQAAAIARDHGEKLAAEGEICWGGMHSWRSMLDLLERVGEPETVGFQADMAHTLLYTLGENAPEDRILPPGYDWKDRAVLDEALKTLTSALRPWTMDFHVAQNDATVFGSGSHDHTGRHCLANDPNGKLDIPHHAGFWLRDDDGYLTKRLRHICWDGCMFPNSVMMKPETWNDVLAAMIRVRDAHGWAE from the coding sequence ATGAGCGGCAGCCATCCCCACAACTTCCCCAAGCTCCACAATGCCGCCTGGCCGGGCGTCGTCGGCAAGGGAGGCGAGGGCGGCGACCCGCCGATCGGCCTGGACACGATGCTCGACCTGACGGCGGCGGCCGAGGTGGACGGCATCCGGTTCGACGGCTTCGACCTGTTCCTCTTCCAGCCGCACATCGACATCGACGCGAGCGACGACGAGATCCGGGTCCTCGCCGACAAGGCCGCGACCCGCGGCCTGGCCATCGGCTCGGTCGTCGCACCCGTCTGGGGCGCGACGGGCGGCGGATCGGCGATGGACGAGGGCGAGGGGCGGAGGAACTTCCTGAGCCAGGTCCGCAAGGGCTGCCGGATCGCGCAGAGGCTGCGGGAGCTGGGGATCCGGCCGCACGGCGTCGTCCGCTTCGACTCCGCGTGCGGCCCCAACGAATGGTTCGCGGACCCGGCGGGCAACCAGGCGAAGATCGCGGAGACGTTCCGGCAGGCCGCGGCGATCGCCCGCGACCACGGCGAGAAGCTCGCCGCCGAGGGCGAGATCTGCTGGGGCGGTATGCACTCCTGGAGGTCGATGCTCGACCTGCTCGAGCGGGTCGGCGAGCCGGAGACGGTCGGCTTCCAGGCGGACATGGCCCACACGCTGCTCTATACGCTCGGGGAGAACGCCCCGGAGGACCGCATCCTGCCGCCCGGCTATGACTGGAAAGATCGCGCGGTGCTGGACGAGGCCCTGAAGACCCTCACGTCCGCCTTGCGGCCCTGGACGATGGACTTCCACGTCGCCCAGAACGACGCGACGGTGTTCGGCTCCGGCTCGCACGACCACACGGGCCGGCATTGCCTGGCCAACGACCCCAATGGCAAGCTGGACATCCCCCATCACGCGGGATTCTGGCTCCGCGACGACGACGGCTACCTGACGAAGAGGCTCCGGCACATCTGCTGGGACGGCTGCATGTTCCCGAACAGCGTCATGATGAAGCCCGAGACCTGGAACGATGTCCTGGCCGCGATGATCCGCGTCCGCGACGCCCACGGCTGGGCCGAGTGA
- a CDS encoding Gfo/Idh/MocA family protein, which produces MADLKPLNIGLIGCGFMGRTHSNAYKRVNDFFDAPYRPVLKACCARSEENARHFAGRWGYESIETDWRKLIARRDIDAVDICAPNNMHAEIAIAAAQAGKAVLCEKPLAMNLVQGHQMVDAVEKAGVANTVWYNYRRVPAVTLAKQLIESGRLGRIFHYRANFLQDWTISADLPQGGTGLWRLDADVSGSGVTGDLLAHCIDTAIWLNGHIGSVAGMTETFVKERRHNLTGKVQPVHIDDACAFLCRFDNGSLGLFESTRYARGHKALYTFEINGEKASIKWDLHDLHRLEYFDHGDDSLVRGWRSVHVTDSDMPYMKHWWVPGLQIGYEHTFVHHVADFLDNLAMGQPTAPTFRDALATQAVCDAVLDSADHHKWETVVPV; this is translated from the coding sequence ATGGCAGACCTCAAACCGCTCAACATCGGCCTCATCGGCTGCGGCTTCATGGGCCGCACGCACAGCAACGCCTACAAGCGGGTGAACGACTTCTTCGACGCCCCGTACCGGCCCGTGCTCAAGGCCTGCTGCGCCCGCAGCGAGGAGAACGCCCGGCACTTCGCGGGCCGCTGGGGCTACGAGTCGATCGAGACCGACTGGCGGAAGCTGATCGCCCGCCGGGACATCGACGCCGTCGACATCTGCGCGCCGAACAACATGCACGCCGAGATCGCCATCGCCGCCGCGCAGGCCGGCAAGGCCGTGCTCTGCGAGAAGCCGCTGGCGATGAACCTGGTGCAGGGCCACCAGATGGTGGACGCCGTCGAGAAGGCGGGCGTCGCCAACACGGTCTGGTACAACTACCGCCGCGTCCCGGCCGTGACGCTGGCGAAGCAGCTCATCGAGTCCGGCCGCCTGGGCCGCATCTTCCACTACCGCGCCAACTTCCTCCAGGACTGGACGATCTCCGCCGACCTCCCGCAGGGGGGGACGGGGCTATGGCGGCTCGACGCGGACGTCTCCGGCTCGGGCGTGACGGGGGACCTCCTGGCACACTGCATCGACACGGCCATCTGGCTGAACGGCCACATCGGCAGCGTGGCCGGGATGACCGAGACCTTCGTGAAGGAGCGGAGGCACAACCTCACCGGGAAGGTCCAGCCCGTCCACATCGACGACGCGTGCGCCTTCCTCTGCCGGTTCGACAACGGCTCCCTGGGCCTGTTCGAGTCGACCCGCTACGCCCGCGGCCACAAGGCGCTCTACACGTTCGAGATCAACGGCGAGAAGGCGTCGATCAAGTGGGACCTCCACGACCTGCACCGGCTCGAATACTTCGATCATGGCGATGACTCGCTGGTCCGCGGCTGGCGCTCCGTGCACGTCACGGACAGCGATATGCCGTACATGAAGCACTGGTGGGTGCCCGGCCTCCAGATCGGCTACGAGCACACCTTCGTCCACCACGTGGCCGACTTCCTGGACAACCTCGCCATGGGCCAGCCCACCGCGCCGACGTTCCGCGACGCCCTCGCCACCCAGGCCGTCTGCGACGCCGTCCTCGACTCGGCCGATCATCACAAGTGGGAGACGGTCGTCCCGGTCTGA